A region from the Sorex araneus isolate mSorAra2 chromosome 6, mSorAra2.pri, whole genome shotgun sequence genome encodes:
- the LOC129405680 gene encoding 60S ribosomal protein L23a, producing the protein MAPKAKKEAPAPPKVEAKAKALKAKKAVLKGVHSQKKKKIRTSPTFRRPKTLRLRRQPKYPRKSAPRRNKLDHYAIIKFPLTTESAMKKIEDNNTLVFIVDVKANKHQIKQAVKKLYDIDVAKVNTLIRPDGEKKAYVRLAPDYDALDVANKIGII; encoded by the coding sequence ATGGCGCCGAAGGCAAAGAAggaagcccctgcccctcccaaagTTGAAGCCAAAGCCAAAGCTTTGAAGGCCAAGAAAGCAGTGCTGAAAGGCGTCcacagccagaaaaagaaaaagatccgcACATCACCCACCTTCCGAAGACCCAAGACCCTGCGGCTGAGAAGGCAACCTAAATACCCTCGGAAGAGCGCCCCCAGGAGAAACAAGCTTGACCATTATGCCATCATCAAGTTTCCTCTCACTACTGAGTCAGCCATGAAGAAGATAGAAGATAACAACACACTTGTGTTCATTGTGGATGTCAAGGCCAACAAGCACCAGATTAAACAGGCTGTGAAGAAGCTCTATGACATTGATGTAGCCAAGGTCAACACCCTGATTAGGCCTGATGGAGAGAAAAAGGCATATGTTCGGCTGGCTCCTGATTATGACGCCTTGGATGTTGCCAACAAAATTGGGATCATCTAA
- the LOC101547369 gene encoding olfactory receptor 10Q1, whose translation MLARSPALLNQSGPTEFVFRPFTLVPEFQALLFLLFLLLYLLILCGNTAIIAVVCTHSSLRTPMYFFLCNLSLLEICYTTAVVPLMLSNLSGPQKPVPLAGCGAQMFFFVTLGSTDCFLLAVMAYDRYVAICHPLHYTLLMTRRLCVQLVTGALGLALFLSLQLTALIFTLPFCGRRRQINHFLCDVPPVLRLACADTRVHQAVLYAVGILVLTLPFLLICVSYVFIAAAILRIRSAAGRRRAFSTCSSHLTVVLLQYGCCSLVYLRPSSSATEDEDRQIALVYTFVTPLLNPLIYTLRNKDVKGALRNAVVGKAASDLR comes from the coding sequence ATGCTCGCCCGGAGTCCTGCCCTCCTCAACCAGTCGGGCCCCACCGAGTTCGTGTTCCGCCCCTTCACCCTGGTGCCCGAATTCCAGgcgctcctcttcctcctcttcctcctgctctacCTGCTGATCCTGTGCGGCAACACTGCCATCATCGCGGTGGTCTGCACGCACAGCTCCCTGCGCACCCCGATGTATTTCTTCCTGTGCAACCTGTCGCTCCTGGAGATCTGCTACACCACCGCCGTGGTGCCCCTGATGCTGTCCAACCTCTCGGGGCCGCAGAAGCCCGTTCCCCTGGCGGGCTGCGGGGCCCAGATGTTCTTCTTCGTCACCCTGGGCAGCACCGACTGCTTCCTCCTGGCCGTCATGGCTTacgaccgctacgtggccatctgccacccgcTGCACTACACGCTCCTGATGACGCGCAGGCTGTGCGTGCAGCTGGTGACGGGCGCCCTGGGCCTGGCGCTCTTCCTCTCCCTGCAGCTCACGGCCTTGATCTTCACCCTGCCCTTCTGCGGCCGCCGGCGCCAGATCAACCACTTCCTCTGCGACGTGCCGCCCGTGCTGCGGCTGGCCTGCGCCGACACGCGCGTGCACCAGGCCGTGCTCTACGCCGTGGGCATCCTGGTGCTCACGCTGCCCTTCCTGCTCATCTGCGTGTCCTACGTGTTCATCGCCGCGGCCATCCTGCGCATCCGCTCGGCCGCCGGCCGCCGCCgggccttctccacctgctcctcGCACCTCACCGTGGTCCTGCTGCAGTACGGCTGCTGCAGCCTGGTGTACCTGCGCCCCAGCTCCAGCGCCACGGAGGATGAGGACCGCCAGATCGCCCTGGTCTACACCTTCGTCACCCCCTTGCTCAATCCCCTGATTTACACCCTTCGGAACAAGGACGTCAAAGGCGCGCTCAGGAACGCGGTCGTGGGCAAAGCGGCCTCTGACCTGCGTTGA
- the LOC101547105 gene encoding olfactory receptor 1S1-like, protein MHRENQTIVSEFLLLGLSSQAEQQTLLFVLFLGMYLVTVLGNGLIILAISLDSHLHTPMYLFLANLSFADISSISTSVPKMLMNIQTQSQSISYESCITQMYFSIVFVVIDNFLLGVMAYDRFVAICYPLNYTTIMQPRLCILLTVVPWVLSNMVALTHTLLLLRLLFCDGNVIPHFFCDLAPLLKLSCSDTVINELMLFLVGTSVITFPFALIFFSYICIVRAVLRISSTDGKWKAFSTCGSHLTVVLLFYGTIVGVYFFPSSTHPEDTNKIGAVLFMVVTPMMNPFIYSLRNKDMKGTLRKFTGRIRSLPLRPWIFKFL, encoded by the coding sequence ATGCATCGAGAAAATCAAACCATCGTCTCTGAATTCCTCCTGCTGGGACTCTCCAGTCAAGCTGAACAGCAGACTCTCCTTTTTGTGCTTTTCCTGGGTATGTATCTGGTCACCGTCCTTGGGAATGGACTCATCATTCTGGCTATCAGCTTGGATTCGCACCTCCACACCCCTATGTATCTCTTCCTTGCCAACTTGTCCTTCGCCGATATTTCCTCCATCTCTACCTCAGTCCCCAAAATGTTGATGAATATTCAGACCCAGAGTCAATCCATCTCCTATGAAAGCTGCATCACCCAGATGTACTTCTCGATTGTGTTTGTGGTCATTGACAATTTCCTCTTGGGAGTTATGGCCTACGATCGGTTTGTGGCTATTTGCTACCCTCTCAACTACACGACCATCATGCAACCCAGACTCTGCATTTTGCTCACAGTCGTCCCCTGGGTCCTCAGTAACATGGTTGCCCTGACGCACACTCTTCTTCTCCTCCGCTTGCTCTTCTGTGACGGCAACGTCATCCCACACTTCTTCTGTGACCTGGCACCGCTGCTCAAACTGTCCTGCTCAGACACGGTGATCAATGAGCTCATGTTGTTTCTCGTGGGCACATCCGTCATCACCTTCCCCTTTGCTCTGATCTTTTTCTCTTACATCTGCATTGTCAGGGCTGTCCTGAGAATCTCATCCACGGACGGAAAGTGGAAAGCCTTCTCTACCTGTGGCTCTCACCTGACAGTTGTGTTGCTTTTCTATGGTACCATTGTAGGGGTTTACTTCTTCCCCTCATCCACCCACCCTGAGGATACAAACAAGATTGGTGCTGTGCTGTTCATGGTGGTGACGCCAATGATGAACCCCTTTATCTATAGCCTGAGGAACAAGGACATGAAAGGTACCCTGAGAAAATTCACTGGTAGGATCAGATCCCTCCCTCTGAGGCCCTGGATTTTTAAATTCCTCTGA